Genomic window (Bacillus pumilus):
AGCAGACGAACGAGACCGTCTCATCGTTGAGGAAAACAAAGAAGCAGCGATGACAGCCTTTGATACATGTCTTCAGAAGGTAAGTGAACACGGTCTAGAAATGAAGCTGGTCGATGTTGAATTTACATTTGACCGCAACAAGGTCATCTTCTACTTCACAGCAGATGGAAGAGTAGATTTCCGCGAGCTAGTCAAGGATCTTGCATCAATCTTCAAGACGAGAATTGAACTTCGTCAGATTGGTGTAAGAGACGAGGCAAAAATGTTGGGCGGTATAGGTCCTTGCGGGCGAATGCTTTGCTGTTCGACATTTTTAGGAGACTTTGAACCAGTGTCCATTAAGATGGCAAAAGATCAAAACTTGTCGCTAAATCCTACAAAAATTTCAGGGCTTTGTGGCCGTTTGATGTGCTGCCTGAAATATGAGAATGATGAGTATGAAACGGCAAAAGAGCAATTACCCGATATCGGTGAAACAATTCAGACGTCTAATGGCTCTGCAAAGGTAGTAGGGCTCAACATTTTAGAACGAATTTTGCAAGTTGAATTAACCGGGCAAGAAAAAGTGATAGAATATACTTGGGAAGAATTATTACAAGAAGGCGTTGTATCTGCACAAACAACTGAGTAACGAGGTGTGCCACCTTGGATAAAAAGGAACTATTTGATACGGTGATCAATTTAGAAGAACAAATCGGTTCTCTTTATCGCCAGTTAGGTGATTTGAAAAATCATATCGGTGAAGTGATTGAAGAAAATCATCAGCTGCAGATGGAGAATCAGCACTTGCGTGAACGTCTCGATCAGTCTGATCGGGACAAATCGTCTGAAGCAGAGAATGATTCTGCTCAGAAGCTAAGTCATTCTGATATAGGAGAAGGTCATGATAACCTGGCTCGGTTATATCAGGAGGGCTTCCATATTTGTAATGTACATTATGGAAGCATTCGTAAAGAGGGAGACTGTTTGTTCTGTCTGTCATTTTTAAATAAAAAATGAGAAAAGGCTTCCGCTGAATCGGAAGCCTTTTTCACAGGAAAAGAAAGGATACATCATGGTTTCGTTAAGAGAAGATGAACGTTTAGATTACTTGCTGGCCGAAGATATGAAGATTATTCAAAGTAAAACGGTGTTCGCTTTTTCATTGGATGCTGTGTTATTAGCAAAATTTGCGTATGTGCCCATCCAAAAAGGAGAGATCATTGATCTTTGTACGGGAAATGGCATCGTGCCCTTGCTTCTTTCGACTCGATCTAAGGCTTCTATTACAGGAGTCGAAATTCAAGAGCGGCTGTTTGATATGGCAAAAAGAAGTGTGGCGTATAATCAACTTGAACAGCAGATTGAATTGATTCATGGTGATTTAAATGAAATGCCGGCACGCTATGGCAACCACAAAGTAGATGTTATCACATGTAATCCGCCATATTTTAAGACGCCTTCTAAAGAAGAAATCAATGAAAATGAATATTTGGCGATCGCTCGGCATGAAATCCATTGTACATTAGAAGATGTCATTCGTGTCTCTTCCACGCTGCTGAAGCAAGGAGGAAAACTAGCGATGGTTCATCGACCGGGACGGCTGCTTGAGATTGTTGAATTGATGAAGAAATACCGAATTGAGCCAAAACGAATTCAATTTGTTTATCCGAAACAGGGGAAAGAAGCCAATACCATCCTAGTTGAAGGTATAAAAGATGGAAAACCAGATCTGAAAATTCTCCCGCCGCTTTTTGTTTATGGAGATGATCAAGAGTATACAAAAGAAATCAGGACGATACTGTATGGAGAAGCATAATCATTACTTCTATGTATTGAAATGTGCAGATGGCAGCTTGTATGCAGGTTATACTAATGATTTACAAAAAAGACTGTCGACCCATAATAATGGAAAAGGCGCAAAGTATACGAGAGCGAGACGGCCGGTTGAGCTGTATTATCATGAATGTTTTTCAACTAAAACGGAAGCCATGCAGCAAGAATATCGTTTCAAAACATGGACACGAAAAAAGAAAGACCTTTATATAGAAGCAATGCGAATGGAAGAAAAAAAGGAGGCGGCACATGAAAACACAGAAAAGCTTTGATGGTCAATCAGACATGGGGGTTCTTTATCTCGTCCCAACCCCAATTGGCAACTTAGAAGATATGACGTTCCGGGCAATCCAAACATTAAAAGATGTAGACTATATTGCCGCAGAAGATACAAGGCAAACGAAAAAACTTTGTCATGTCTATGAAATTGATACGCCGTTAACGAGTTATCACGAGCATAACAAAGACAGCAGCGGCCACAAGTTAATTGAATGGTTAAAAGAAGGCAAAAACATCGCACTTGTGAGTGATGCCGGTTTACCTACGATCTCAGATCCAGGTGCTGAAGTGGTTCGAGACTTTACTAGCATCGGCGGCTATGTCATTCCGTTACCCGGAGCGAATGCTGCACTAACAGCCCTCATTGCATCTGGCATTACACCTCAGCCATTTTTCTTTTATGGTTTTCTTGACCGGCAAAAAAAAGAAAAGAAAAAACAACTCGAAGCGTTGAAAAAGCGGCAAGAAACAATCATTTTCTATGAAGCACCTCATCGGTTAAAAGAAACGCTGACTTTGATGAAGGAAGTGTGGGGCAACCGGAATATCGCCATTACAAGAGAGCTGACGAAAAAATTTGAAGAGTTTATTCGTGGAGATTTAGAATATGTGCTGACATGGTCGGCAGAAAACCAAATTCGTGGTGAATTCTGTCTTGTCGTACAAGGAAATGATCAAGAGGAAGAAGAGTTAAATGAAGAAGCTTGGTGGAAGTCCTTATCTGAAAAAGAACACGTGATCCATTACATAGAGGAAGGATTAACGTCAAAGGAAGCCATTAAACGTACAGCAGTCGAACGTGGTGTACCAAAGCGCACCATATATGATGCGTACCATATTGAACAATAAAGAAAGGTTCTTGCAAACGGTGCAAGAACCTTTTTTATATCAACTTATTTTTGTGATTGAAGTTGGTTTTGGATTTCGTTAATGATTTGCTCTGCACCTTCACGGCTAAGAACTAATTTACCATTAGCAAGTTTAAGGTTATCGTCTGATACTTCACCTGTAACTTGGCAAGTCATGTTTGGTTTATATTTTTTTAGGATAATTTTTTCATCATCAACATAAATTTCCAAAGCGTCTTTTTCAGCGATTCCTAGAGTACGGCGAAGTTCGATTGGAATCACCACGCGTCCTAATTCGTCAACTTTACGTACAATACCTGTAGATTTCATCTTCATTCTCCTCCCAAAAAGTTCTTATTCTTAATATAATATTATCTTCGTCATTATTCGACAAATTCCTTACATTCCTAGCATAACAAGGTTTCCATAAATCGTCAATCATTTTGTTTACTATTGTTTGTAAAATATGACTCTTAAAGTCAAAAGACCTTAAAACTACTGGTGTATAAGGATTTTCATAGCTTTTTCTATGAAAATATGAGAAATGACGACTTCAGATTAACAAGACTTTTGCCCTAAATTAGCCAATTGTAAATTTGGAAATAGATTTCATACGACAATATTCGACAAAATGTCGACGGGTTTGTCGTTTTTTTCGAAAAACTCATCTTTTTCGATCATTTCATCTTCTTCTATGTATATATGCTTGATCTTAAAGGCTAAGATGGTATCATAGAGAAAGCACAAGTGCAAAATTTAATGAATTGATCTAACACATTTTCATGTAATGATGATAACCGCTCTCGTCCATTGGGCGGGAGTTTTTGACATTTACACACACGCAGGAGGTTCCGACATGCCAGAAAAGAAAAAAACGTTTTATCTGACTACACCTATTTACTATCCGAGCGGAAAATTACATATTGGACATGCTTATACGACAGTAGCAGGGGATGCTATGGCTCGTTATAAACGTCTTCAAGGCTATGATGTGATGTATTTAACGGGTACAGATGAGCACGGACAAAAAATTCAGCAAAAAGCTGAAGAACAAAACATTACACCAATCGAGTATCTAGATCCGGTCGTAGCAGACATTCAATCATTATGGAAGAAACTCGACATTACGAATGATGATTTCATCCGTACAACAGAAAAAAGACATACGAAAATCATTGAGCAAGTCTTTCAAAAACTGCTTGATCAAGGCGATATTTATTTAGATCAATATGAAGGCTGGTACAGTATTCCGGATGAGACATTCTATACAGAAACACAGCTTGTGGATGTTGAGCGGAATGAAAAAGGAGAAGTCACTGGCGGAAAAAGCCCTGACAGCGGACATCCTGTTGAATTAATTAAAGAGGAATCATATTTCTTCCGTATGAGTAAGTATGCGGATCGTTTACTAGACTATTACGAAAAGAATCCAACGTTCATCCAGCCTGAATCAAGAAAAAATGAAATGATCAATAACTTCATTAAACCGGGTTTAGAGGATTTGGCTGTATCAAGAACAACCTTTGACTGGGGAATTAAAGTTCCTAACAATCCAAAACACGTTATCTATGTGTGGATTGATGCATTATTCAACTATTTAACTGCGATTGGCTACGGAACTGATCAGGATGAAAAATACAAAAAATATTGGCCAGCTAACGTGCATCTCGTAGGGAAAGAAATCGTTCGTTTCCATACGATTTATTGGCCAATTATGCTGATGGCACTTGATCTGCCTCTGCCGAAGCAAATTTTTGCACACGGCTGGCTGCTGATGAAAGATGGCAAGATGTCTAAATCAAAAGGAAACGTGGTAGATCCGGTCACATTAATTGACCGCTATGGCCTTGATGCCCTTCGTTATTATCTCCTTCGTGAAGTACCATTTGGTGCGGATGGTGTGTTTACACCAGAAGGATTCGTGGAACGTGTAAACTATGACCTTGCCAATGATTTAGGTAACTTACTTAACCGTACAGTCGCGATGGTGCAAAAATATTTTGACGGTACATTAAGCAGCTATAAGGGGCCTGTTAATGAGTTTGATGAGGAGCTTAAAGCGGTAGCTGAACAAACTGTCAAAGCCTATGAAGAAGCGATGGAAAACCTTGAATTCTCGGTGGCTCTTTCAAATGTTTGGACATTAATCAGCAGAACCAATAAATATATTGATCAGACAGCTCCATGGGTGCTGGCAAAGGATGAAACGAAACGAAAAGAGCTGCATTCTGTCATGTATCATTTAGCAGAATCACTGCGCATCACAGCAGTGCTCTTAACGCCTTTCCTAACGAAAACACCGGAGAAAATTTTCTTCCAGCTTGGCATTGCTGAAGAGAAGCTCAAAAGCTGGGATAGTATCCTATCTTTCGGTGCGATTCAACAAACGACGGTACAAAAAGGAGAGCCTTTGTTCCCGCGTTTAGAGGTTGAAGAAGAAGTAGCTTATATTAAAGAGAAAATGCAGGGAAGTGCACCAAAGGTAGAAGAAGAGAAAGTAGAAATAGAAGAAACGGAATTACCTGAGCTGGGAGCAGAAATTGCATTTGATGATTTTTCAAAAGTTGATCTTCGAGTAGCACAGGTATTGGAAGCAGCTCCAGTGAAAAAAGCAGATCGTCTCTTAAAACTTCAGCTTGATTTTGGTTTTGAAAAAAGACAAATTGTTTCAGGGATTGCCAAGCATTATCAACCTGAGGAATTAGTAGGGAAAAAGCTCGTTTGCGTAGCGAATCTCACACCAGTCAAGCTTAGAGGGGAAATTTCCCAGGGAATGATTTTGACAGGAGAAACTGGCGGGAAATTGCAGGTTCTTGAAGTAGATCAATCTCTTGCAAATGGAACAAAAATTTTATAATTCAACAAAGGTGTTCCACGTGTAACATTTCGTCGAACACCTTTTGTTTTTTATAAAAGAATTGTCGAAAGGAGCAATCAATGATGTTATTTGATACTCATGCCCACTTAAATGCGGAGCAATATAAAGAAGACTTAGAGCAGGTAATCGAAAGAGCAAAGAGTGAAAAAGTCGAAAAAATTGTGGTGGTAGGTTTTGACCGCCCGACAATTACGAGAGCAATGGAATTAATTGAAGAGTATGATTTCATATATGCAGCCATTGGCTGGCATCCAGTCGATGCCATTGATATGACAGATGAGGATTTGCTATGGATCAAAGAATTATCACAACATGAAAAAGTAGTTGCGATCGGAGAAATGGGTCTGGATTACTACTGGGATAAGTCGCCAAAAGATGTGCAAAAGGAAGTCTTTAGACGTCAAATTGCTCTTGCAAAGGAAGTGAATCTTCCAATCATTATTCATAATCGTGACGCAACGGAGGATGTTGTGACCATCTTACAGGAAGAGGGAGCAGCTGATGTTGGAGGAATTATGCACTGCTTTACTGGTAGCCTTGAAATCGCAAAAGCGTGTATGCAGATGAACTTTTATATTTCATTCGGTGGACCCGTAACATTTAAAAATGCCAAAAAACCGAAGGAAGTTGTAAAAGACATACCAAGTGATCGGCTTTTAATTGAAACAGACTGTCCATACTTAACGCCAGCGCCATTTAGAGGGAAACGCAACGAGCCAAGTTATGTCAAATATATCGCA
Coding sequences:
- the metG gene encoding methionine--tRNA ligase, coding for MPEKKKTFYLTTPIYYPSGKLHIGHAYTTVAGDAMARYKRLQGYDVMYLTGTDEHGQKIQQKAEEQNITPIEYLDPVVADIQSLWKKLDITNDDFIRTTEKRHTKIIEQVFQKLLDQGDIYLDQYEGWYSIPDETFYTETQLVDVERNEKGEVTGGKSPDSGHPVELIKEESYFFRMSKYADRLLDYYEKNPTFIQPESRKNEMINNFIKPGLEDLAVSRTTFDWGIKVPNNPKHVIYVWIDALFNYLTAIGYGTDQDEKYKKYWPANVHLVGKEIVRFHTIYWPIMLMALDLPLPKQIFAHGWLLMKDGKMSKSKGNVVDPVTLIDRYGLDALRYYLLREVPFGADGVFTPEGFVERVNYDLANDLGNLLNRTVAMVQKYFDGTLSSYKGPVNEFDEELKAVAEQTVKAYEEAMENLEFSVALSNVWTLISRTNKYIDQTAPWVLAKDETKRKELHSVMYHLAESLRITAVLLTPFLTKTPEKIFFQLGIAEEKLKSWDSILSFGAIQQTTVQKGEPLFPRLEVEEEVAYIKEKMQGSAPKVEEEKVEIEETELPELGAEIAFDDFSKVDLRVAQVLEAAPVKKADRLLKLQLDFGFEKRQIVSGIAKHYQPEELVGKKLVCVANLTPVKLRGEISQGMILTGETGGKLQVLEVDQSLANGTKIL
- a CDS encoding AbrB/MazE/SpoVT family DNA-binding domain-containing protein gives rise to the protein MKMKSTGIVRKVDELGRVVIPIELRRTLGIAEKDALEIYVDDEKIILKKYKPNMTCQVTGEVSDDNLKLANGKLVLSREGAEQIINEIQNQLQSQK
- the rsmI gene encoding 16S rRNA (cytidine(1402)-2'-O)-methyltransferase; its protein translation is MKTQKSFDGQSDMGVLYLVPTPIGNLEDMTFRAIQTLKDVDYIAAEDTRQTKKLCHVYEIDTPLTSYHEHNKDSSGHKLIEWLKEGKNIALVSDAGLPTISDPGAEVVRDFTSIGGYVIPLPGANAALTALIASGITPQPFFFYGFLDRQKKEKKKQLEALKKRQETIIFYEAPHRLKETLTLMKEVWGNRNIAITRELTKKFEEFIRGDLEYVLTWSAENQIRGEFCLVVQGNDQEEEELNEEAWWKSLSEKEHVIHYIEEGLTSKEAIKRTAVERGVPKRTIYDAYHIEQ
- a CDS encoding tRNA1(Val) (adenine(37)-N6)-methyltransferase; translated protein: MVSLREDERLDYLLAEDMKIIQSKTVFAFSLDAVLLAKFAYVPIQKGEIIDLCTGNGIVPLLLSTRSKASITGVEIQERLFDMAKRSVAYNQLEQQIELIHGDLNEMPARYGNHKVDVITCNPPYFKTPSKEEINENEYLAIARHEIHCTLEDVIRVSSTLLKQGGKLAMVHRPGRLLEIVELMKKYRIEPKRIQFVYPKQGKEANTILVEGIKDGKPDLKILPPLFVYGDDQEYTKEIRTILYGEA
- a CDS encoding GIY-YIG nuclease family protein, producing the protein MEKHNHYFYVLKCADGSLYAGYTNDLQKRLSTHNNGKGAKYTRARRPVELYYHECFSTKTEAMQQEYRFKTWTRKKKDLYIEAMRMEEKKEAAHENTEKL
- the yabA gene encoding DNA replication initiation control protein YabA, translating into MDKKELFDTVINLEEQIGSLYRQLGDLKNHIGEVIEENHQLQMENQHLRERLDQSDRDKSSEAENDSAQKLSHSDIGEGHDNLARLYQEGFHICNVHYGSIRKEGDCLFCLSFLNKK
- a CDS encoding TatD family hydrolase, with protein sequence MLFDTHAHLNAEQYKEDLEQVIERAKSEKVEKIVVVGFDRPTITRAMELIEEYDFIYAAIGWHPVDAIDMTDEDLLWIKELSQHEKVVAIGEMGLDYYWDKSPKDVQKEVFRRQIALAKEVNLPIIIHNRDATEDVVTILQEEGAADVGGIMHCFTGSLEIAKACMQMNFYISFGGPVTFKNAKKPKEVVKDIPSDRLLIETDCPYLTPAPFRGKRNEPSYVKYIAEQIAELRGISFEELAELTTKNAKKVFGIN
- a CDS encoding PSP1 domain-containing protein codes for the protein MYNVIGVRFKKAGKIYYFDPNGFHIENDSCVIVETVRGVEYGQVVIANKKVDEHDVVLPLRKVIRVADERDRLIVEENKEAAMTAFDTCLQKVSEHGLEMKLVDVEFTFDRNKVIFYFTADGRVDFRELVKDLASIFKTRIELRQIGVRDEAKMLGGIGPCGRMLCCSTFLGDFEPVSIKMAKDQNLSLNPTKISGLCGRLMCCLKYENDEYETAKEQLPDIGETIQTSNGSAKVVGLNILERILQVELTGQEKVIEYTWEELLQEGVVSAQTTE